CCTATCCTTGAACCTAGCCACGGTGTCAGCGCTTAGCCCACACTCCTTGTTAAGGgcgtaaaaagccctaacctgaCGAGGGGTGGAAACGATTGTATCACCCTCAACCGGGCCGCCGCTAGACGACAACCCAGTGTCTAGTTCACTGGATCTCACCTCCGACATCCTCCTCGTCTCTCCCTCGAACCAAGCTAGTGACTGGCCTAAAATTGGAGACAGTTTCCCTAAAACCACACTCAACCCACAACCTTCAAAAAGATAGTCCCCAACCAAAGGAAAAAAGTCCCCGGAGACACCCAAAGCCGCCCCTAAGagagtaaaaaagaaagaaactgagGGGCAAGCTACCCAAACCTCAGAAGAACTAACCATGAAAAGAGGTACACAATTCTAAATGCCCACATATCAAACACgaaaacaacaaaagcaaaaaacagaGGAAAAATCAGGAATTTATAAGGGGACCATTAAGAAAAAGGATCTGAAAGAAATCAAAGGGGTAGCGTACCTTGAAAAGCGGAACAGACGAGGCCGGAAAAATTTGTCGCCGGAGCAAGGTCGAAGTTGCCGGAGCAGAATCGGAATAATCGCAGAAGCAAGCAAGAGAGACAAACACttggagcaaaaaaaaaaaaaaaatcgaagtgaaggaaaaagaaaggtttttgaaaccaaaaatccaaggaaactgaaaagtagcgggaaacccaagggtcatgccatCAATACCTTCAATCAGCACGTGCCACGTGGCCACGATGCATACCGCGCCGCCATCGTGCATTAAATTCGAAATAAAACCCCAAGCGTCACAAACAACTCAGGAAAAAACCTTTCACCTTCTGTGGCCCTCATGACACGTCACTGACGACCACATAACttggggggcaactgatgggagTGATGAGAATGCATCACCTTGACGAGGTCAACCTAGTGACGAGGTCATCCCTAGCGACGAGAATCCATCACAGACGAGGGAAGGAAAGTCATTCAATGATGCCAGCAAGTAGCCTGGGCAGTTACGAAACTAGCAAAACAGACCGTTGGGGGCCTAATAAAAACCCCATAATTGGGCTGGAGGCGTTACCAAAGAGAGGCATTAACACCCCAACGGCTAGCAATCAAGATCACATATATAAAAATCCCTTACATTGGCAGCACAAGGTACACATACTGAGACTCTAAGAAAATACCAATTATTTCCTAGTTTTGCGAATTGCTTTGCTGTTCTAACTTTGGCAACGGAGGTGTTGTGgtaggcaccacaccggtgacccctTTAGTGGATACATTAGTGCTGACGGGGAGTTCCATCTGCCTATTTCGACTGACGAGTTTACACTTCAtcagtttcaaatagaaatcaggttttaaagtgaatggatttttctgaaaatttttctaaccgcattattaATCGAGATTATCATGCGTTTTTaaattgtctcagttcaaccgaatcataagtttttaattgtataagaacaatcaattatgaaatagatattttcttagatcacaaagaatttcatatcgatataaGGAAACACCCTGATGCCCTAGtattttacattattgatttaaatcagtttttattattattcttgttaacaatcaccaagcaaaagtatttttcttcttcacccaaattgttatttaattatattgtctttgaatttaccctgctccttgtggttcgacttcggtactccgagaattatattACTATGATCTCCtacacttgggagtgagcaagcacaAATTGGTACTCCTTTATGGCAGCTTCaactggaaaagaaattaaGCCAAGAAATCCCATGAAAAGAAAAGCGAACAGAGACTTCTTCATACACactgaaagagagagaggcttCAGAGATCTCAGTTTGTTATTGGAAATGGTTACTTTCAGGTTCCACCAGTACCAAGTTGTGGAGCATGCTTTGCCCACTGAATCCGATGAGCACCCTAAGATTTACCGCATGAAGCTCTGGGCCACGAACGAGGTTCGCACCAAGTCCAAGTCTTGGTATTTTCTAAGGAAGCTAAAGAAGGTCAAGAAGAGCAATGGGCAAGTGCTTGCTATTAATGAGATCTTTGAGAAGAACCTAACCAAGAAAAGTGAACAGCAACAAGACTCTAGCCATTTTCCTAGTAAAAAAAAGCTTCTAGTGTAGTGTTTGTATGGATGAGACACTGAGGTGTAATGACTTGAGGTGGATATATGTATgtaggggtgttcaccaaaccgcaTAAACTGTAAAAATTGTACCAAAACCGCTCACAAAATAGTATAACCACACCGCACCGCAAGTAATAGTGCACCGCACCACATCGCATGGTGCAGTGCGGTTTgtagttttataataagaaaacaacACAAACCAAACCGCACCacaccctctctatatattaatatatttatttatttttaatattaaatatattattaatagtttaataaccctagttttcaaaaaaaaaaaaagtttaataaccctaacaagtgttgactagaaaagccaacctaaaataaagaaaaactagctcaataatttaaaacttggtccaaaaaaagggaaaaattagttttggactgagtaggaaaagcccaaaatttaaaaaatataccgATTTCAAACCGCATCTTATATATAGTATCGCACATGTGATTGCAAAAATGAGGTACGGTGTGGTTATAATTttggctaaactctaaaccACACCACACCGCATATGTGACTGCAAAAATAAGATGCAGTGAAGTTATAGTTTTAGGTAAACTGCATCGCAAAGTGCGGTGCTAAAAATGACTCAAAACAGCACCACACTGCACCGCGAACACCCCTATATGTATGTATAGAGGTAATGGTTGGATATCAGTTTGTAGAAGAGAAGCGGTGGTGGATGATTAGGTAGGAATTGTGTTTTGATTTCAAGTAAGGGGAATGACGTCGTTccccaaacttttttttttataacagttttttaatttcttttaattatgaaaaaagagagagccAAAACGATGTTGTTTTACTCATTTATCGCAGACAGTTAACAGATGGTTAACAAAATACTGAATTGACAataattgaaagttagaggactgaaatgaaaaaaggctgaaagttagaggactgaaatgaaaaaactgaaagttagagggtcaattttcaatttttgccttttctttttagttctttccttttcctctctCCCACTATTGCTGTAGTTtgtttaaaagtaaaagttcTGTACTATGTGACTAAATTAGACAAGAAAGAGTGAAAGATTGAAGCTTGTGTTGTGGACCCCTCATACTGTGACTGTGTAGCGCTTTATGCCCTTAGCTGACCCCTTGTTTTTAACTCTTTCTCAGGTACTTTAcatttgctttgttttgattttatttactttacttttcattgctttttttttttttttaatattccttttaattttaattaaatacacTTTTGTTTATAAcacattttccttttaattttaattaaatacacTTTTGTTTATAGTACATATTTTACTTTTcatacccacaaaaaaaaaaattatatataactcCTTAAAGATAAATTCCTAACTCTACCACTGATGGTGTATAATGGTActataaaacaatttaaaataaaaacaaaatgtgtaCTGCAGCAAAACTTATACTTATTAAAAACTAAAGTGTAGATTGCgcccctaattagtttgggataATCTTGATTTTCCccttaaattgtaaaaattatgttCCCCTTTTTTTAACGTCAAGGATTTGTTTGAATTGACACATATTCTGTTAATGTACTTGTTGATGAATTCATTAAGTGATACGTAAGCATGCTACTTATGCTAATTgatccaatattttttttttcataaatttctttggattaaaaaaaaaaatctgctttGCAATTTGAAGCCATCCTCATCAaggaagctctctctctctctctctctctctctctcataaataTAAAGAGAAGGCAAtcaaaggaaaacaaataaCTCTCATAAGCAATTGCaatcaaggttttcagacccggactgTTCATTGAActgtaaaagggagaggttcaagattttCGAGGTCGAACTGAGGTCGAACCgggatgacgtcataattaatttaataattaattaaagcctaaatatagatattaaatttataaaactatcaaaattgacaatatatctatatatgtgagggaaatttaataattttcaagcatatatttaataattaaataagaaagttaataaaataaaataattaccatgaaaacaataaaatttatgattaatttttgaagtaaagttgaatatctttgaaggattttaattataattttttttattccttgtaagagatggataatttaattaagaataataaaattgtattaagttgttgttgttgttgttgttgttgttgttttatttatttatttatttatttttttaaattgctaaaGGGTTGGACTGCACGGTTCTCACCGgttcgtgcggtccaaccccggttttaggGGTTCATGGAATTAACGACAAATCtggttctttatgcttaaaaaatcgGTTTTCATCTTGGTTCCCAGTTTTCACAGTCCGACCTTTCGGTTCGGTTTGGTTCTGAAAACCTTGATTGCAATAGCAACAGTATGAGAGTGATAAATGCCTACATTTATAAAAGTGTTAAgaacaaatgatttttttaacttattagCGAAGCATGTCATAATTTAAATAGCGTTTGACAcattatgtttttaaatgtatactTAAATAAACatttaagtatatatttaaaaaacgcTATACATGACTACATAAATTAATACTAcgtatatattaaaaaaaattgaatagttgtgcattttcatttttcaataaacACATTCTATGTCAATagacatattttcatttaatagaTACCTTTACggtcaatagacacattttcatttaatagGCACATTTTCGGCCAATAGACATCTTTTCATTCAATAAGAATTTTTTCAGTTAATAGGCACTTTTTGGTATGTCCAATATGAAGGGTTATGACATTTTAATAGACATCTTTTGAGGCCCTTTTTaatatacaccactgtaagtttttttttttaaaaacttctcgtctctccccgtgtgtgtgtgttaaaaatatttagtattcctaaaaaaaaaaaaaagacattttttGGCATATCAAATTTGAAAGGTTATGACCTTTTAGTAGGCACATTTTTGTATATCAAATTTGAAGGGTTATGAAATTTCAATAGACACTTTTTGGCATATATATTACAACCTATATCTTTTATATACAACACAAACTAAACTAGAGATGCAACATTTTGTCTCTTATTCCTTCccacaaaaaactaataaataaaacaatattgcTTCTTCTACCTAACTAATAAAACTTTGTactatttcttttaatatatatatatatatatatgtgtgtgtgtgtgtgtgtgtgggtacctaaggcatgcttggcaacgtcctaggcatgcATGCAACGTCCTTGTCCGTCttcggcatgctttgcaacgtcctcggcatgctttgcaacgtcctaAGCATGCATGCAACATCCTTGGCTGTCCTCGGCATGCTTAgcaacgtcctaggcatgcttggcaaTGTCCTTGGCCGACCTCGGCATACTTTGCAACGTTCTAGGTGTCCCACATCGAATAGAAATCCCCCCACTTTCTACTTTATAAGCTTTGAAGCGAAGGAGTTGGCCAAGGACAttgccaagcatgcctaggacgttgctaagcatgccgaggacggccAAGGACGTTGCATGCATGCCTAAGACATTGCCAAGCATGcctaagcatgccttaggtacccacaatatatatatatatatatatatatattttatttttaaaaaaaattcatgaatttttacttaccactccaactcaaaaataatggttttttttttcttccctaaaaCTCATTTAGTAGCTATTCCAgtgcatcgcatgggttagcTACTAGTGGTAATATGTGATTAAAACATTTGTGTctgtttaaattaaaattttggcaCATAATTGGCTCTTGAACAttctttataattttcattcatagtGACACTTGGCAAATATCTACTAGTCTAAGAATAACAATGGTGAGAACCATAATGTAACACATGATACTATGTAATTAGTCATTTTAATGTAATACATAGGTTTGATAgtatattttggtaatttgtgATCGGTTAACAATTTCACTCtctacataaaaaaaaaggaactacAAAAAGAATAATTAGAATCTAAAATAACTATAAACACCCactttaaggggaaaaaaaagcaatgttttttttttttttttttgggtttgagaaggaaaaaagaagcaatgtaaatgttctttaaaaaaatggataataataatttataaatgatttttttttttttttcatgtagatGAAGAtttctaattgaatttcaagGGACTTGGTTTAGGTCTAGCTGGACTCGAtcaaatagtaatacttatttaAAATGAACAAACACTGAACTTAAACATGGCGCAATTGCAAAAAGTCGAAGTGTGCGAAGAGTTGTACTCTGTCGTCTATTGTGTGTAGAAGTTAACACTAAAACAATCAAACTAGGGAAATGCGTTCAATGCCGTGACTGCAAAGGCAAATCAACGGTCTACCCAACCCAAGAGCCAGTCCCTACACACCCAAtctgtatctctctctctctctctctctctcccgcGAAAACTCCAGCATAGGCAAATAGGTACAGTTCTAGTGTCTCGACCTCTCACTCAAATCCGacacagtctctctctctccttaaaCTCTACGAGCTAAATACTTAGAAAGGGTTTTAGTACTAGGTTTATGTTCCAAAGTCCAAACTAAGTTCGGGTcggaccccaaaaaaaaaaaggaaaaaaaaatgaagcacaaGGCCGAGCACAGTTCCACCACCAAGCTACTCAACTACTTTCTCATCGGACTCATCGTGTTTCTCGGTCTTGTCTGCTTGTACCTCGTATCTTTTTTAGCTCCGGGATCGCGTAGATCCGACCAAGAAGCTTCCGGATTCCTCGGATCCGACCCGGTTCTCCAAACCCATGATGTCGATGATTTCCTTCAAGTGCAGGACCTAAATCCTGAGGCCCCCAGAAATATCCCTGTACGTAATGctttctatttttatgtttaatttcaatttttgcaCTTTTTAGTTAATGGGTTTGtgataaaaatttgtaattctTTGTTGCAAATTGTATTAATTGAACTGTTTGTGAATAATTTGTAGGCTTTAATGTGAGAAATAAGAAACCCCATATGCAATTAATGACAATAGGTACAAGAATAAGTAGCATTAGTGCATTAGCCTAATAATGCTGttcataattttttgatttgggACTTGGGTAAGCAGCATAAGTAAATGCAACTAATtgtttcaattgatttttgtttttgggttgtGCTGCAAAAGGGTATTgttaaagtgtttttttttttgatatggtGGAAATGATGTTGTTTCAGATCTGTGATTTGAGGTTTTCAGAGTTGATACCTTGTTTAGATAGGAACCTTATCTACCAACTGAAATTGAAGCTGAATTTGTCGTTAATGGAGCACTATGAGCGTCATTGCCCGCCTCCAGCGCGTCGGTATAACTGTCTGGTTCCGCCCCCATCTGGTTACAAGGTTGGTGGTTGGCATTGCTCATGTAGAAGTGTTATTTAGATTGGGTTCATTTTTAGTTCTTGATTCCGACAAAATTTGTTACTAGTGTTTCAGATCCCTATTAGATGGCCGGAGAGTAGGGATGAAGTGTGGAAGGCAAATATACCCCACACACATCTTGCACAAGAGAAATCAGATCAGAATTGGATGGTTGTTAATGGGGACAAGATAAATTTTCCCGGTGGAGGTACTCATTTTCACGATGGAGCTGATAAGTACATCATTGCTCTTGCTAAGGTATTTGTTACTCTCAAGGCTGTTTACTTGAGTCCCATTAATAACATTTTAATTCTCAATGgtaatttcattttgttttcgTAAATTTGTTTTGAATCTTATAAATTGGTAATTAATGAAGCATTATGTAATCCaagtgacttttttttaatgttaattcTATGAATATATTGTTATAGATGCTTAAGTTTTCTGGTGATAAACTCCACAATGGCGGAAATATTCGAAATGTTCTTGATGTGGGTTGTGGTGTTGCAAGTTTTGGAGCCTATCTTCTTCCCCTCAACATTATAGCTGTGTCTCTTGCTCCTAATGATGTACATGAGAATCAAATACAATTTGCACTAGAGAGAGGAATTCCAGCAACTCTTGGTGTCTTGGCAACAAAAAGACTTCCTTATCCGAGCAGATCATTTGAACTGGCTCATTGTTCACGATGTCGAATTGATTGGCTTCAAAGAGATGGAATTCTCTTATTAGAACTTGACAGATTACTAAGACCAGGAGGGTATTTTGTATACTCTTCTCCTGAAGCATATGCACATGATCTAGAAAATCGGAGGATCTGGAATGCTATGTGCAATCTTCTTAGAAGAATGTGCTGGAGACTTGTTGTAAAGCAAGACCAGACTGTTATATGGGCAAAGCCATTGACGAATAGCTGTTACTTAAAGAGAGAACGTGGGACATTGCCCCCTTTGTGCAGTTCTGATGATGACCCAGATGCAACTTGGAATGTGTCCATGAAGGCATGCATCTCCCCATACTCTAAGAGTAAGTAGCATTAATATATAATCTGCCAATGCATTGATGTTTGTGGTGGTTGGTGGAATTGTTGTCTTTTTTCTCATAATCTAGCATTGTATAGGTAGGCATTACATTTAATGTTCAGTGATTGATGCTTTTGGGTACTATAGTGAAActagtttaattttgtgaattagaaatttagaaccTGAAGGATTTCCACCACTCTGAGAAATGGGGTTACATGGTGAAAATGTATTTGAAGCTATTGGTGACATAGATAGCTTCCTGGCAATGCATCTGAATTAGATACACAACTGCATCTGTTAACTCTCTAATTATTGATCTCACAACAAGGAATGAAATATATTACTGTGACTAACATACTGTAAAAAGCAAGAGGTTGGTGACATTGATAGCTTCCTGGCAATGTATGTGAATCAGATACACAACTACATCAGTTAGCTCTCTAATCATTGATTTTATAACAATGAATGAGATATATTACTGTGACTAGCATACTGTAGAAAAATTTAATTCACCAAGAGAAGGTgattaattatgaaattatatttataaatgcATGATTCTCCATTAATTTGCTTCGTCTCATATTTTCTATGAGAATCCAATTCTGTATGTGTGATTTGACTTTGAAATGCACTGCACTTCAGAAAAACGTGAC
This DNA window, taken from Quercus robur chromosome 2, dhQueRobu3.1, whole genome shotgun sequence, encodes the following:
- the LOC126702421 gene encoding 60S ribosomal protein L18a-like → MAASTGKEIKPRNPMKRKANRDFFIHTERERGFRDLSLLLEMVTFRFHQYQVVEHALPTESDEHPKIYRMKLWATNEVRTKSKSWYFLRKLKKVKKSNGQVLAINEIFEKNLTKKSEQQQDSSHFPSKKKLLV
- the LOC126714757 gene encoding probable methyltransferase PMT9, with translation MKHKAEHSSTTKLLNYFLIGLIVFLGLVCLYLVSFLAPGSRRSDQEASGFLGSDPVLQTHDVDDFLQVQDLNPEAPRNIPICDLRFSELIPCLDRNLIYQLKLKLNLSLMEHYERHCPPPARRYNCLVPPPSGYKIPIRWPESRDEVWKANIPHTHLAQEKSDQNWMVVNGDKINFPGGGTHFHDGADKYIIALAKMLKFSGDKLHNGGNIRNVLDVGCGVASFGAYLLPLNIIAVSLAPNDVHENQIQFALERGIPATLGVLATKRLPYPSRSFELAHCSRCRIDWLQRDGILLLELDRLLRPGGYFVYSSPEAYAHDLENRRIWNAMCNLLRRMCWRLVVKQDQTVIWAKPLTNSCYLKRERGTLPPLCSSDDDPDATWNVSMKACISPYSKKMHKEKGSGLVPWPQRLSAAPPRLEEIGVRREEFLEDTSIWHFRVTEYWKQMKSVIQKNSIRNVMDMNSNLGGFAAALSDKDVWVMNVAPVNAFARLKIIYDRGLIGTVHDWCEAFSTYPRTYDLLHAWTLFSDIDERGCGVEDLLIEMDRILRPDGFVIIRDKPSTINYIRKFLTALRWDGWVSEVEPRVDALSSTEERVLIARKKLWDDGIMKM